DNA from Clupea harengus chromosome 2, Ch_v2.0.2, whole genome shotgun sequence:
TGAGTGAAGACTTCAGGTAAAGGAAGGAAGTTGTTGCCTTCGAGTTCGCTCACTTCTAGACCTGACACCAACGTGCTCTTGACAGGCCGTTCTTGTGACATTGTTTTTAGCAAAACAGTTGTTGGTTTCCCCTCCAGGCTCAATTTCTGCGCCAGCCTCTCCGTGCAGAATGTTGCTGAACTGCCCGGATCGAGAAAAGCATACGTTTGAATGATCCTGTTGCCTTTCACAGACTTCACTTGAACAGGTAAGATTGAAAGTGCACATTTAGAGTTCCCGGCCCCATTATGCCGACAAACATTGGACTTCACCTCTTTGATGTTCTCTGGTGGCTCTGCTGACTTTATGgtctcacctttgacctgaaaGTTGATGTGAAGCACACTGGGATGCATTCGGTTGCAGATGTTGCATGACAGACGCCCTGCATGGCAGTCTTTGCTTCTGTGTCCTGTACGCAAGCATCCAAAACAGAGTGCCTTTTCCTGTAAAAGATTCAActtttccctgtgtgttttcttcttgaaGTCAGAGCAGTGCTCTAGACTGTGAGCACCATCACAGCAGAGGCATGGGGATTTGACATCACTGTCCATATTTGAGGTCACTGGAGTAGTTACTGCTGCCACATTAGCTGCATAACTAACCTTGGGCCTAAACATGGGCTTGCTTACCTCGGGCCTTTTACTCCTACTTGCAACTGACTCTTGGATATCTCCAAATACTGGGTTGGAACATATCTTTGCCTGTTTCTCAATGAACTGTACAAGATCTGCAAATGTAATCTTGCTGTTGCCATCCAGTTTCTCCTGAGCTTTAGTCCTCCACTTATCCCTAAACTTGAAGGGTAATTTCATGACTAAGGCTTTCAAGGTAGAGGCAACATTCAGTTCCTCCATGTAATCCAGCTTTGTCATGGCATTACAGCATCCTTTCAGAAACAAAGCATACTCATTCAAGGCCTTTGGGTCTTCAGGCTTCAGGATAGGCCAACTAAGAGCTTTCTCAATGTAAGCGGTGGAAATGTTATACTCATTGCCGAAATGTTCATGCAATAAGCGTTTGGCTCTGAGATAACCCTGATCTCCATCCATATGCTGACAGCTTTTTACTAGATCCCTAGCTTGGCCCTTTGTATATTGTTCAAGGTAAAACAATCTGTCTTGTCCATTGTCTGTTTTACTCTCAATGTTATGTTCAAAGGAGTTCATAAATGACCTAAACTCTAAGATATCTCCATCAAAGACAGTAACCCTTTTAGGTGGCAATGTAGATAATTGCTGCTGTCTAAGAAGCATAGACGTGATTTCGTTTTGTCTATTCAAGATCGCAATTAGATTACTGGGAGCTACATTGTCCTGTAACGACCTGACCTGCTCTTGTTCAGGCAGCATAGGACCTGCCTGGGAGATTACAAGATCATCAACCAGCGGTCTGTATTCTGTACTGAGCTCAACTTTGTCAGAGTGATCAATGGCTTTCTCCTTAATAGGTTTCAAAACAGCATTACCTCGAGTTGCACGATCTGCCTGCAGATTCAATGCAGACTGTGACCTTTGAGCTGGACCTACGACCTCTGGGGTTTCCTGGAGTAACCAATGTCCTATATGGTCACCCAGTTCACCTTGTCTGCTGCTTGCTTGAAACAAAGGTACGTGTTTCGCTCTATCCTTTGGTCGAACAATCCTTTCTTCAAGCATGTTGGTTGTGAGAGCCACTTGTTGCAGTGTGTCCATGTTAGCGAGTTCCAGGTTCCTTTCCTCGAAGTACGCGTTCATGCCATCAGCTGGGGTAGAAGCCACTTGCTCCTCAGCACCAGCATACACTGCAAGCTTGGCATTTGTAGCAGACAATTCAGCCTCAAAATTCAAAGTCTCCATTTGCCTTCtaatttcttctctttccttggataaaagttgttctttttcttctaaagCATGCCTTTCTTTCATAGTAGCAGCCTTGGCTAAAAGTGCTGCCCTCTCAGCCTGTGCTACCAGACGAGCTGAAGATGAACTTGATCTTGAACTTTTAGATCCCCTATTAACTGAAGAGATGCTGTCCTTGGGACTAATTTCATCTTCCTTCTCTGTTGGAGGTGCAACTACAGGACAAGATTTAATCCATTTATCAGCCCCTGTCCTAAACTCCTCAATAACAATCCTCTTCGGTTCATACCACTGTCCTGTGTCTGTAACACATTCATCCTTTGACAGAAGCtcttgatattgtttgtgcaaTTCATCAAACTCCTCCAACACCTCTGTATATTTCTGTAGGTTCTCCTTTACTTGCTCCAGGTTTGCTGGATCAGACATGAGTTCCCTCATCTTATTCATTTTGCGAGTCAAAGCAGCCAATTTATTCTTTCTAACTTGTTTTGCTTCTTTCTTCTTATTTTCTAActcaaacatttctttttgcttttcagAGTCAACAGAAGTAACCGCATGGTCCGCCATATTGGAAACTGAACCTCTTTTCTCAACTTGACAAACTTAAAAGTCCTTTTTCTTCAAAAATATAACTCAATAATCCACAAAAGTGATTCTTcttaaaacaataaacaagatTCCTTTCAAAGTTTTTTCGTAAACATACCGATTGCTGCGGATTCACTTGGATTCAACCTTCCACTCCAGAGTGGCACATGCCCTTGAATTCACACTCCCTTTGTTCCAGTATCCAATGCTGCTTTCTTCAAAGTACATCCATCCAAGGTAGTTTTTTGACTAAATGTAGCAGCAATTTTAATTGCCTACCACGGGTGGCTGAGATGGATTTGGTTCTGACGCGTGTAGGAAAGATGAGAAGTAGAGGTGAGTCCAGTTGGTCCCTTTGACCGTTTATTGTagaatggtggataacaagttgttggaaataaaataaaagatattaaaCTAAAGAGTCTTTCGTAAGGCACATGGTTCCTTTGCAAACGTCCTGGCACACGGTAAAAAAACTGTTGCCTTCCTCAGCCACGCCCAGATGCTCTGGCTGCTGGATTTTAAGGCCTTTCCCCCTTGGGCTccaccttcagcctctcaggtaaagttcaggtgtcctctagatggggtaaaaacacctacggccatagtgtcactcatccattcttacacacacacacacacacttgcacatactaataaagagagataacatAAGAATCAACATAAAGGTTAATTTGGCTCCTACAGCGGTGAATTCCACTCTAGTGACTGTTCCAGGATGATGCGCAGCGTAGCAA
Protein-coding regions in this window:
- the LOC116224090 gene encoding uncharacterized protein LOC116224090, producing the protein MADHAVTSVDSEKQKEMFELENKKKEAKQVRKNKLAALTRKMNKMRELMSDPANLEQVKENLQKYTEVLEEFDELHKQYQELLSKDECVTDTGQWYEPKRIVIEEFRTGADKWIKSCPVVAPPTEKEDEISPKDSISSVNRGSKSSRSSSSSARLVAQAERAALLAKAATMKERHALEEKEQLLSKEREEIRRQMETLNFEAELSATNAKLAVYAGAEEQVASTPADGMNAYFEERNLELANMDTLQQVALTTNMLEERIVRPKDRAKHVPLFQASSRQGELGDHIGHWLLQETPEVVGPAQRSQSALNLQADRATRGNAVLKPIKEKAIDHSDKVELSTEYRPLVDDLVISQAGPMLPEQEQVRSLQDNVAPSNLIAILNRQNEITSMLLRQQQLSTLPPKRVTVFDGDILEFRSFMNSFEHNIESKTDNGQDRLFYLEQYTKGQARDLVKSCQHMDGDQGYLRAKRLLHEHFGNEYNISTAYIEKALSWPILKPEDPKALNEYALFLKGCCNAMTKLDYMEELNVASTLKALVMKLPFKFRDKWRTKAQEKLDGNSKITFADLVQFIEKQAKICSNPVFGDIQESVASRSKRPEVSKPMFRPKVSYAANVAAVTTPVTSNMDSDVKSPCLCCDGAHSLEHCSDFKKKTHREKLNLLQEKALCFGCLRTGHRSKDCHAGRLSCNICNRMHPSVLHINFQVKGETIKSAEPPENIKEVKSNVCRHNGAGNSKCALSILPVQVKSVKGNRIIQTYAFLDPGSSATFCTERLAQKLSLEGKPTTVLLKTMSQERPVKSTLVSGLEVSELEGNNFLPLPEVFTQRSMPVTKDDIPTQADLRKWPYISEVQLLQIDSGIDLLIGMNAANLMEPWQVINSQEDGPYAVRTLLGWVVNGPLGGCSKGVDKATVTANRISLVNLQELLVSQYNTDFNERVYDEKSEMSVDDKKFLNIANASVKVIEGHYCINLPFKADKVTMPNNRVSAESFMRNQRLICGPEFLWSSEEDWPNEPIDRSQLCTDDQEVRKSVTVNSIMQTCEERPTDKLLNYFSDWLKLRVAVAWIMKVKDALRHLVQKRKDSKDDCKYQRATRINTRSVKISMKESITVEDLKGAENAILTYVQRQSFPQEISMLQEGASCVRKGSSIYRLDPMLDGGILRVGGRLRRSAMPEERKHPAILAKDHHVSTLILRYIHAQTGHGGRNHMLSQKEQRKTW